A single Parabacteroides timonensis DNA region contains:
- a CDS encoding HU family DNA-binding protein: protein MPAKYKLVLRKDLRKDAVEGSQLYYANAKAAGVCDVYELCDLISMTSTASSGDVKLILDELVNVMKRSLGKGEIVQVGELGSFQLQFGSTGTQTKKEFNQALIKSKRIVFRPGKVLREAMNNYAFERIPDPSEKKEEDGGGDGEDDRPVIE from the coding sequence ATGCCAGCAAAGTACAAATTGGTGTTGCGTAAAGATTTGCGCAAGGATGCTGTGGAAGGAAGTCAGTTGTATTATGCCAATGCGAAGGCGGCGGGTGTATGCGACGTGTATGAACTGTGTGACCTGATTTCGATGACTTCGACGGCCTCTTCAGGGGATGTGAAGTTGATTCTGGACGAACTGGTCAATGTGATGAAGCGTAGCCTGGGGAAAGGGGAGATCGTACAGGTGGGCGAACTGGGCAGTTTCCAGTTGCAGTTCGGTAGCACAGGAACGCAGACGAAAAAGGAGTTCAACCAGGCGCTGATCAAAAGTAAGCGGATCGTGTTTCGTCCCGGCAAGGTGCTGAGGGAGGCGATGAATAACTATGCATTCGAACGTATCCCCGACCCGTCTGAGAAGAAGGAAGAGGACGGAGGAGGCGATGGTGAAGACGACCGTCCGGTAATCGAATAG
- a CDS encoding glucosaminidase domain-containing protein gives MDKQIHYLQSCLPAAEKAGQVFHMNPQVILAQGALESGWGTSSLATEHHNYFGIMGYGVANDYWYGAVTDVKGPHGTLRFRHYASPELSFLDFARLIFTGYPRAWSFSQRPEAYAKEIAYSPYISEQNGDNREQYRRNLVAITQKVASLRDMYDWVQREVA, from the coding sequence ATGGATAAGCAGATACATTATTTACAGAGTTGTCTGCCGGCTGCCGAAAAGGCTGGCCAAGTGTTTCACATGAACCCGCAGGTCATTCTGGCGCAGGGCGCACTCGAAAGCGGGTGGGGTACTTCCTCCCTGGCAACGGAACATCATAACTATTTCGGGATCATGGGCTACGGCGTTGCAAATGACTATTGGTATGGAGCCGTGACGGATGTAAAAGGCCCGCACGGAACACTCCGTTTCCGGCATTATGCTTCTCCGGAGCTTTCCTTCCTCGATTTTGCCCGCTTGATCTTTACCGGCTATCCGCGTGCCTGGAGTTTCAGCCAGCGCCCTGAAGCTTATGCCAAAGAGATCGCTTACAGCCCTTATATTTCCGAACAGAACGGTGATAACCGTGAACAGTATCGCCGTAACCTGGTGGCTATTACCCAAAAGGTAGCCTCCTTAAGAGATATGTATGATTGGGTACAGAGGGAGGTGGCGTGA
- a CDS encoding LytR/AlgR family response regulator transcription factor, with the protein MKVLIIEDERPAAHKLIRLLEEADRQIEVIGLLGSIEQAINWLADNPAPELIFMDIQLEDGISFEIFETCKIQIPVIFTTAYDEYALKAFKVNSVDYLLKPIAPDALKAALEKFNTFHRLQANYSRIESIINQLQPQRKERFLIKVGEHYRSVQTSSVSCFFIMERNTFIRTDTGKEYAIDHSLDKIEQLVDPVLFFRVNRNFIINFNAIQDIVAYSSNRLKVVLSNRIEKEEILVSRERVAEFKEWMDR; encoded by the coding sequence ATGAAAGTACTGATCATAGAAGATGAACGTCCGGCGGCCCATAAACTGATCCGTTTACTGGAAGAAGCGGATAGGCAAATAGAGGTTATCGGCCTACTCGGGTCGATCGAGCAGGCCATCAACTGGTTGGCAGATAATCCGGCACCCGAACTTATTTTTATGGATATACAGTTGGAGGATGGTATCAGTTTCGAAATCTTCGAGACCTGTAAAATACAAATTCCGGTTATCTTTACAACGGCTTACGATGAATATGCTTTGAAAGCGTTTAAAGTAAACAGTGTCGATTATCTTCTGAAACCGATAGCCCCGGACGCTTTGAAAGCAGCCTTGGAGAAGTTCAACACCTTTCACCGGTTGCAGGCAAATTATTCCAGGATCGAGTCTATAATAAACCAGCTGCAACCCCAAAGAAAGGAACGGTTTCTGATCAAAGTCGGCGAGCATTACAGGTCGGTACAAACGTCATCCGTCAGTTGCTTTTTTATTATGGAAAGGAACACCTTTATCCGGACCGATACCGGAAAAGAGTATGCTATCGACCATTCGCTCGATAAGATCGAACAACTGGTAGATCCTGTGCTCTTTTTCCGGGTTAACCGGAATTTCATCATAAACTTCAATGCAATCCAGGACATTGTAGCTTATTCGTCTAACCGATTAAAGGTCGTACTTAGCAACCGGATAGAAAAGGAGGAGATACTCGTCAGCCGTGAGCGTGTCGCAGAATTTAAGGAATGGATGGACAGGTAG
- the porN gene encoding type IX secretion system ring subunit PorN/GldN has protein sequence MKRFYYILAIASALFFTATSIQAQEETGNTQQRARRSPQATRGERASDKKDTGMPELTVRAQDMNERMTQEVGNARWMRVMLRQIDLMKEKNAPLYYPVTPMNGQMNLFSIIFSLISEGKIDAYQYEDGYEDFSEGNKIDLKKMLDSFGIYYEEVPGRGTEGTTFVINESDIPSETVRSYYIKEAWYFDQNNSVFDVKTLAICPIMTSSGDVGEVTMPMFWVPYESIRPYINTAFIMTSNINNAMTFTIDDYFRRRMFEGDIIKTQNLMNLPLQAYCPTPDSLKREQDRIEGQLVAFEKSLWFQPDTTQVADTKEAKKTKKASARGQKGATTEKAVKEKTVKTKAPKAEKSSPVRSVRRRR, from the coding sequence ATGAAACGTTTTTATTACATACTGGCAATTGCAAGCGCTCTGTTCTTCACAGCCACCTCGATTCAGGCTCAGGAAGAAACAGGCAACACCCAGCAACGGGCAAGAAGAAGCCCGCAGGCCACCCGCGGAGAACGGGCTTCTGATAAAAAAGACACCGGTATGCCCGAACTGACCGTACGGGCACAGGATATGAACGAGCGTATGACACAGGAAGTGGGTAACGCCCGGTGGATGCGTGTCATGCTACGTCAGATAGACCTGATGAAAGAAAAGAACGCTCCGCTGTATTATCCGGTTACTCCGATGAACGGACAGATGAATCTTTTCTCCATCATCTTCAGTCTGATCAGCGAAGGTAAAATAGATGCGTACCAGTATGAGGACGGTTACGAAGATTTCAGCGAAGGCAATAAGATAGACCTGAAAAAGATGCTCGACAGCTTCGGTATCTATTACGAAGAGGTGCCCGGAAGAGGAACCGAAGGAACCACATTCGTCATCAACGAAAGCGACATACCTTCTGAAACCGTTCGTAGTTATTACATAAAAGAAGCCTGGTATTTCGACCAGAATAACTCTGTCTTCGATGTAAAGACACTGGCTATCTGTCCGATCATGACAAGTTCGGGTGATGTGGGTGAAGTCACCATGCCGATGTTCTGGGTTCCTTACGAAAGTATCCGTCCGTATATCAACACCGCATTCATCATGACGTCCAACATCAACAATGCCATGACGTTCACCATCGATGATTATTTCCGCCGCCGTATGTTCGAAGGAGATATCATCAAGACACAGAACCTGATGAACCTGCCGTTGCAGGCTTATTGCCCTACTCCGGATTCATTGAAGAGAGAACAGGATCGCATCGAAGGACAACTGGTTGCCTTTGAAAAGTCCCTCTGGTTCCAGCCCGACACCACCCAGGTAGCCGATACGAAAGAGGCTAAGAAAACAAAAAAAGCTTCGGCTCGCGGACAGAAAGGCGCCACAACCGAAAAGGCAGTCAAAGAAAAGACAGTCAAGACAAAAGCTCCGAAAGCCGAGAAGTCTTCTCCGGTTCGTAGCGTACGTCGCAGAAGATAA
- a CDS encoding DUF4248 domain-containing protein, translated as MENSFNQNRVWGWGELALQYFPNISQKSATMQLLKWVRVSDKLVSQLESSGWHPRKKYLTPRQKDYIVEHLGEP; from the coding sequence ATGGAAAATTCATTCAATCAGAACAGAGTATGGGGCTGGGGCGAGCTTGCCCTCCAATATTTTCCCAACATATCACAGAAAAGTGCAACAATGCAACTACTGAAATGGGTACGCGTAAGCGACAAGCTCGTCAGCCAGTTAGAATCGTCAGGATGGCATCCCCGTAAGAAATACCTTACGCCCAGGCAAAAAGACTATATCGTAGAACACCTGGGCGAACCCTAA
- a CDS encoding class I SAM-dependent DNA methyltransferase: MIEERTRETIDTYNKAAEKYQDKFMEMDLYDDTFNRFCSLIEKPEADILDIATGPGNVAKYLCSKHPDFKVLGIDLSSNMIELARKNVPQAEFAVMDCRNISTIGQKFDAVICAFGLPYLSKEESRKLISDAHLLLNPGGVLYISTMEGDYTRSGFETTSFSGQNRVFIYYHQEKFLTDCLRNAGFEIAELQRKDYPEPDGTFLTDMIFIAKLPATCPSIP, translated from the coding sequence ATGATTGAAGAGCGTACCCGGGAAACAATAGATACTTATAACAAAGCGGCAGAGAAGTATCAGGACAAATTTATGGAAATGGATTTGTATGACGATACTTTTAATCGTTTTTGTAGTCTGATAGAGAAACCGGAGGCCGATATTCTGGATATTGCGACAGGCCCCGGGAATGTGGCGAAATATCTTTGTTCCAAACACCCGGATTTTAAGGTGTTGGGAATAGATCTGTCTTCCAATATGATAGAGTTGGCCCGAAAGAATGTCCCGCAGGCTGAATTTGCAGTGATGGATTGCCGGAATATCAGTACGATCGGTCAGAAGTTTGACGCTGTGATATGTGCTTTCGGCCTACCTTATTTATCAAAGGAGGAAAGCAGGAAGCTGATATCGGATGCACACCTGCTTTTGAATCCCGGAGGTGTCTTGTACATAAGTACGATGGAAGGCGATTATACCAGGTCCGGTTTTGAAACAACCAGCTTTAGCGGACAAAACAGAGTCTTTATCTATTACCATCAGGAGAAATTCCTTACCGACTGTTTACGGAATGCCGGATTTGAAATCGCAGAATTACAACGTAAGGACTATCCCGAACCGGATGGAACATTCCTTACTGACATGATCTTTATTGCAAAACTTCCGGCTACCTGTCCATCCATTCCTTAA
- a CDS encoding nucleotidyl transferase AbiEii/AbiGii toxin family protein, translating to MKGLALHTDKIFESVSRLECIKDYILVGGTALSLQIGTRLSEDLDFMRWRTHKAEKMEVEWFKIEKELSSLGKIESRNILDIDHVEFLVSGVKFSFYACDKHSPVIKPVNYLNNLKLADVKSIGAMKMEVMLRRSNFRDYYDIYSILKSGTSIDELVSSALSYSGHKLKSKNLLAMLTNGSRFTRDIHFEQMQPKYIITPQEIEDYIKACLLKS from the coding sequence ATGAAAGGGCTAGCATTACATACAGATAAGATATTCGAATCGGTTTCCAGGCTCGAATGTATAAAAGATTATATCCTTGTTGGAGGGACAGCACTTTCTTTACAAATAGGAACCCGACTGAGTGAAGATTTAGATTTTATGAGATGGAGAACTCATAAAGCAGAAAAGATGGAAGTCGAGTGGTTTAAAATAGAAAAAGAATTAAGCAGTTTAGGCAAAATAGAAAGCAGAAATATTCTGGATATAGACCACGTAGAATTCTTAGTTTCCGGAGTCAAATTCTCTTTTTATGCTTGTGACAAACATTCACCTGTTATTAAGCCGGTTAATTACCTTAACAACCTGAAATTAGCTGATGTAAAGTCGATTGGAGCAATGAAAATGGAGGTAATGTTAAGAAGAAGTAATTTCCGCGACTATTATGATATATATTCCATTCTAAAAAGTGGAACATCTATCGATGAGCTGGTCTCATCAGCACTAAGCTATTCCGGACACAAACTAAAATCGAAAAATCTACTGGCTATGCTTACTAATGGTAGTCGTTTTACAAGAGATATCCATTTTGAACAAATGCAACCTAAATATATTATTACTCCACAAGAAATAGAAGATTACATCAAAGCGTGTCTTTTAAAAAGCTAA
- a CDS encoding DUF3987 domain-containing protein, producing MNTTPAVSFYNKLYLPASESRSLEEIIILIRTRRWMHEITAYRVALAEGRKEEARKLKGQLPGFTPSGVFRSGHRADQLEIYTHIVGLDFDHVADPSGLAALFRAQKYTLGLFVSPGGEGLKVFVRVDTDREMHINAFTAVATYYERLSGLACDRVCKDICRCCYVSDDPEAWYNPEAEVFTVASLSPVQLFVEEWLARHPVAEGNRNQTVYRLGCEANRKGFPLDETAAFCIPLLQASDFSEEEIKSALSSAYEGNKPEHSAAPAGFRTEKDKKDTGTISGEELRCRTPFLPENITSQLPPLLGDALRFYTDPRERDMALLAACTVLSACLPGVWGVYNRKRVYPHLYTVEIAPAANGKGCINDMRRLADRYASLIETETGRKEQDYLQALEEWELKKAESRRTKKAVRVADAPQKASTCYFFIPTQITKAKLLVHLAENGDLGGLMADSEIDTLISAGKQDYGLFDDLLRKAFHHEPVASSRKTDNEMIRIEHPRLAILLAGTPGQFSRLVPDVENGLVSRLLLYTCRSEAVWQDVSSAGDAREFELYLGTLSERVLDVALLLRKRRLQVRLTPQQWQELNIHFSRLLRETDLFGSDHFLSVVKRHGLIAYRLCMLFTALEAASLDYGVDERYCSAAHFHAALSIVDVCLEHSRLLMTQLEEASQIPELTCPDYFRQIFEQLPERFTLSELYTLSQAARINDRTVRRHLSRLEPQYITRLSPGVYRKNTPPAA from the coding sequence ATGAATACAACACCCGCTGTTTCCTTTTACAACAAATTGTATTTACCTGCATCAGAATCCCGTTCATTGGAAGAGATCATTATCCTGATTCGCACCCGCCGTTGGATGCATGAGATAACCGCCTACCGTGTCGCCCTGGCTGAAGGACGTAAGGAAGAAGCCCGTAAGCTGAAAGGACAGCTGCCCGGTTTCACCCCTTCGGGAGTGTTTCGTAGCGGTCATCGGGCCGACCAGTTGGAGATTTACACCCATATTGTCGGGCTCGACTTCGACCATGTGGCCGACCCTTCCGGGTTGGCCGCCCTCTTTCGGGCGCAGAAGTACACACTTGGATTGTTCGTCAGCCCCGGTGGCGAAGGACTGAAAGTGTTCGTGCGGGTGGATACCGACCGCGAAATGCATATCAATGCCTTTACCGCTGTGGCCACCTATTACGAACGGCTGTCGGGGCTGGCGTGCGACCGTGTCTGCAAAGACATCTGCCGTTGCTGCTATGTGAGCGACGATCCGGAGGCCTGGTATAATCCGGAGGCGGAGGTCTTCACTGTCGCCTCCCTTTCCCCTGTGCAACTCTTTGTAGAGGAATGGCTGGCCCGTCATCCGGTGGCGGAAGGCAACCGCAACCAGACGGTCTACCGCCTCGGCTGCGAAGCCAACCGGAAGGGCTTCCCGCTGGATGAAACGGCTGCTTTTTGCATCCCCCTGTTGCAAGCCTCCGACTTTTCGGAGGAAGAAATAAAAAGTGCGTTATCCTCTGCGTATGAGGGAAATAAACCCGAACACTCGGCGGCTCCTGCCGGGTTTAGGACAGAAAAGGACAAAAAGGACACCGGCACAATTTCAGGTGAGGAGCTTCGCTGCCGTACCCCTTTTCTCCCTGAAAATATCACCTCGCAGCTTCCCCCGCTGTTGGGCGACGCCCTCCGTTTCTACACCGATCCTCGCGAGCGCGACATGGCCCTGTTGGCGGCCTGCACCGTGCTCAGTGCCTGCCTGCCCGGCGTGTGGGGCGTATACAACCGTAAGCGCGTCTATCCCCATCTCTATACCGTCGAGATTGCCCCTGCTGCCAACGGCAAAGGGTGTATCAACGACATGCGCCGCCTGGCCGACCGTTATGCTTCACTGATCGAGACGGAAACCGGGCGCAAGGAGCAAGACTACCTGCAGGCCCTCGAAGAGTGGGAGTTGAAGAAAGCAGAATCGCGCCGCACGAAAAAGGCGGTCCGGGTGGCCGATGCCCCGCAGAAAGCATCTACCTGCTATTTCTTTATACCTACCCAGATCACCAAGGCGAAGCTGTTGGTTCACTTGGCCGAAAACGGCGACCTGGGTGGACTGATGGCCGACAGCGAGATCGACACCCTGATAAGCGCCGGTAAGCAGGATTACGGCCTGTTCGACGATCTGTTGCGGAAGGCCTTTCATCACGAACCTGTGGCCTCTTCGCGTAAGACCGACAACGAAATGATCCGTATCGAACATCCGCGCCTGGCTATCTTGCTGGCCGGTACGCCGGGGCAATTCTCCCGCCTGGTGCCGGATGTCGAAAATGGCCTGGTGAGCCGTTTGTTATTGTACACCTGCCGCAGCGAGGCTGTGTGGCAGGATGTTTCGTCGGCCGGCGATGCGCGGGAGTTCGAGCTCTATCTGGGTACGCTTTCCGAACGGGTACTGGATGTGGCCTTGTTGTTGCGCAAACGCCGTCTGCAGGTGCGGCTCACCCCGCAGCAATGGCAGGAACTGAATATACATTTCAGTCGCCTGTTGCGTGAAACCGATCTTTTCGGTAGCGACCATTTCCTGAGTGTGGTGAAACGTCACGGACTGATAGCCTACCGTCTCTGCATGCTCTTTACGGCGCTCGAGGCGGCTTCGCTCGATTATGGGGTAGACGAGCGGTATTGCAGTGCCGCCCATTTCCATGCCGCCCTGTCGATCGTGGATGTCTGCCTCGAACACAGCCGCCTGTTGATGACACAGTTGGAAGAAGCCTCTCAGATCCCCGAACTTACCTGTCCCGATTATTTCCGGCAGATATTCGAACAATTGCCCGAGCGGTTCACCCTCTCGGAACTTTATACCCTGAGCCAGGCCGCCCGGATAAACGACCGTACCGTACGTCGCCATCTTTCCCGCCTCGAACCGCAGTATATCACCCGTCTCTCTCCCGGCGTTTACCGAAAGAACACTCCGCCCGCTGCCTGA
- a CDS encoding DUF6383 domain-containing protein, giving the protein MNKKFSTLVAVLLAAGAWTTLDAKVVIAGSTPTAGQSYVIGTALNEAAVALVLGELTNATEDAPAFYSLEKSEAAAIEDATKSIWTVTAVEAQEGQFTLSTVVDGVTYVVVAGESALTAVDQSGDGVTATAFKLVSGELVVAEDGGKELKWEDLSLIEATTEDLTNAIQFGQWEKDDVVEPEAPAELPGLSDVTTEDDGKVTAIEEGKTTIPAPFYFKVGDTYLSVVTDKNGNYVIAEGKDAIEGEPNAAQSAAASWKLENGKLISVASERAKKTVALSAAKVTPAPASLSKAIVNGVDYTTAPVNDAPTVTLGSDGSVTIGAVTTTANLYVSETSIDIDGTISTSGGVVYGGTQKSSSQKLLTSVPSGYAIVGVKQASGDMEYLYTDAEGNVSTETFDAVNNDYKGYLWKVSETNDNKAVYYYQFTSLRQKGGKAIQWIIDNRAQFTAAVKYEGNGFTLSHPSGNIKEDGTAEADAQKAVIGFYEAPLGYFTNSALNAILNPGFEMTVEIEKDSKDKLENIDIFSGKMYQKETTAGSNTYVLWNNKDFKDGKDAKMLVLNKAAIDGDNAKGVFEWVTEKEYNKDLAADRNYVNDFRFFYDLSTPSTDIVTKMMVGNYTVSVLEVNKKFYLTSVNPVTDTSKLPYIKLGANNIYPVKDLLGKLWNITYADSKANANAENEAYKLNGILAVTYDKDGKAYAWDKDANSGNGAWVEDTTDPTSVADYVASSTVAESAPEAQWMVTAANLNTNTFTLTNRENPSVKITGVQLRVRDNDKFEVYITPDAYDNNGSLYSTSETNLKGSERNSTNDIIYLTESAKKDNFQGYMQSTENTLRSNNYHLGQYHAIGGNHNAYFVENHANSHQIGAVADKAEADKWKLHFALKADDDNKYTEVDTVKIITAYATLNADKNGWESDAKKIKRDTLYILPYTFQKVANREFVAFNPEDKANLDFYACDGDNKDNSVGNYTKAARFALKVKPNGYNFIEIEDDALTANKAYLANSAENGSLERMQTYAPDNNSVMVVEAADASEYHKIAQAWGDTIKLFRDENNSQVMFEKRDAKSIVAKDTLSFLNIDNVNQFNVNPAIFADTAYINRWDADGVLNTTYQYLLAVNPSFGYHVNSCNNPSHKPEVSNQVDTVYGRFLVNLIDTANVYGVNHIHNNWYTNDNEAGEKRAKLSFVEGYHTNDTLYLTRQGGEIVKIDMADPEFNVAKFAFRYVDSAAKTFKIQTQFKGYLGDEDQYETAEEFAAAYDKTPSLVSNEGYLKWINGTVVVEKGYENGDVFGIEENYEGNPVANEDITTSSISVTTTTGKVIINGAAGKKVTISNVLGQTVANTVLSSDNATISAPAGIVVVAVEGEAAVKAIVK; this is encoded by the coding sequence ATGAACAAAAAGTTTTCTACGTTAGTGGCTGTCCTCTTGGCAGCCGGTGCTTGGACGACGCTGGATGCTAAGGTGGTGATTGCAGGATCGACTCCTACGGCAGGCCAGTCTTATGTTATTGGTACAGCTTTAAATGAAGCTGCTGTTGCGTTGGTGCTTGGCGAATTGACAAATGCTACGGAAGATGCTCCTGCTTTCTATTCTTTGGAAAAGTCTGAAGCTGCTGCTATCGAAGATGCAACTAAGAGTATCTGGACTGTAACAGCAGTTGAAGCTCAAGAAGGTCAGTTTACATTGAGCACAGTCGTTGACGGTGTAACTTATGTCGTTGTAGCCGGTGAGAGTGCTCTTACAGCTGTTGATCAGTCTGGTGATGGCGTAACAGCAACTGCTTTTAAACTGGTAAGTGGTGAGTTGGTTGTTGCTGAAGATGGTGGTAAAGAACTTAAATGGGAAGACCTGTCATTGATTGAAGCTACTACTGAAGATTTAACTAACGCTATCCAGTTCGGTCAGTGGGAAAAAGACGATGTTGTTGAACCTGAAGCTCCTGCAGAACTTCCTGGTTTATCAGATGTAACTACAGAAGATGATGGTAAGGTAACGGCAATCGAAGAAGGCAAAACGACTATTCCTGCACCTTTCTATTTTAAAGTAGGTGATACTTATCTATCTGTTGTAACGGATAAGAATGGTAACTATGTAATTGCAGAAGGTAAAGATGCTATTGAAGGTGAACCTAATGCTGCTCAGTCTGCTGCTGCTTCCTGGAAATTAGAAAATGGTAAATTGATTTCTGTAGCTTCAGAACGTGCTAAAAAGACGGTTGCTTTAAGCGCTGCAAAGGTTACGCCTGCTCCTGCTTCTCTTTCAAAAGCTATAGTAAATGGCGTTGATTATACGACTGCCCCTGTAAACGATGCTCCGACTGTTACACTTGGAAGTGATGGTTCTGTAACTATCGGTGCTGTAACAACAACTGCTAATCTGTATGTTTCTGAAACATCTATTGACATTGATGGTACAATAAGTACTTCAGGAGGTGTTGTTTATGGTGGAACTCAGAAATCTTCTTCTCAGAAATTGTTGACAAGTGTTCCGTCCGGTTATGCTATTGTTGGAGTAAAACAAGCTAGCGGAGATATGGAGTATCTGTATACAGATGCTGAAGGAAATGTTTCAACTGAAACTTTCGATGCCGTTAATAATGACTACAAAGGTTATTTGTGGAAAGTTAGTGAAACCAATGATAATAAAGCAGTTTATTATTATCAGTTCACAAGTTTGCGTCAGAAAGGCGGTAAGGCTATTCAATGGATCATCGACAACAGAGCACAGTTTACTGCTGCTGTGAAGTATGAAGGTAACGGTTTCACGTTGTCTCATCCTTCAGGAAACATTAAAGAAGATGGTACAGCTGAAGCGGATGCTCAGAAAGCCGTTATCGGTTTCTATGAAGCTCCTCTAGGCTACTTCACTAATTCAGCTCTGAATGCTATCCTGAACCCGGGATTCGAAATGACTGTTGAAATCGAAAAAGACAGCAAAGACAAGCTGGAAAATATCGATATCTTCAGCGGCAAGATGTATCAGAAAGAAACAACTGCCGGAAGCAATACTTATGTTCTTTGGAATAACAAAGATTTCAAAGATGGTAAAGATGCTAAGATGTTAGTATTGAACAAAGCTGCTATCGATGGTGATAATGCTAAGGGCGTATTTGAATGGGTAACAGAGAAAGAATACAACAAAGATCTGGCAGCAGATCGGAATTATGTGAATGATTTCCGTTTCTTCTATGATCTGAGCACTCCTTCTACTGACATTGTTACTAAGATGATGGTAGGTAACTATACAGTTTCTGTTCTGGAAGTAAACAAGAAATTCTATCTGACTTCTGTTAATCCGGTAACTGACACATCTAAATTGCCGTATATCAAACTGGGTGCAAACAACATCTATCCGGTTAAGGATTTGCTGGGTAAATTGTGGAACATCACTTATGCAGATTCTAAAGCGAATGCAAATGCTGAGAACGAAGCATATAAGTTGAACGGTATTCTGGCTGTTACTTACGACAAAGACGGTAAGGCTTATGCATGGGATAAAGACGCAAATAGTGGAAATGGCGCTTGGGTAGAAGATACGACAGATCCTACTTCCGTAGCCGACTACGTAGCATCTAGCACAGTAGCCGAATCTGCTCCTGAAGCACAATGGATGGTAACAGCTGCTAATCTGAATACAAATACATTCACATTGACAAACCGTGAAAATCCTTCTGTTAAGATTACAGGTGTTCAGTTGCGTGTACGTGATAACGATAAGTTTGAAGTATATATCACTCCGGATGCATATGATAATAACGGATCGTTATATTCTACATCAGAAACAAACCTGAAAGGTAGCGAACGCAATAGCACTAACGATATTATCTATCTGACAGAGTCAGCTAAGAAAGATAACTTCCAAGGCTATATGCAGTCTACTGAAAATACACTGAGAAGCAACAACTACCACTTAGGCCAGTATCATGCAATCGGTGGTAACCACAATGCTTACTTTGTAGAAAATCATGCTAATAGCCACCAGATCGGTGCCGTAGCTGATAAAGCAGAAGCCGACAAATGGAAATTGCATTTTGCATTGAAAGCTGACGACGACAATAAGTATACAGAAGTGGATACTGTTAAGATCATCACTGCTTATGCAACTCTGAATGCCGACAAGAATGGTTGGGAAAGCGATGCTAAGAAGATTAAGAGAGATACTTTGTATATCCTTCCGTATACATTCCAGAAAGTGGCTAACCGTGAATTCGTAGCATTCAATCCGGAAGATAAGGCTAATCTCGACTTCTATGCTTGCGATGGAGATAACAAGGATAACAGCGTTGGTAATTATACTAAAGCAGCCCGTTTCGCTCTGAAAGTAAAACCGAACGGTTATAACTTTATTGAAATTGAAGACGATGCTTTGACTGCAAACAAAGCGTACTTGGCAAACAGTGCTGAAAACGGTTCTTTGGAACGTATGCAGACTTATGCTCCTGATAACAACTCTGTAATGGTTGTAGAAGCTGCTGATGCATCAGAATATCACAAGATTGCGCAGGCATGGGGCGATACAATCAAATTGTTCCGCGACGAAAACAACTCACAGGTTATGTTTGAAAAACGTGATGCTAAGTCTATTGTTGCTAAAGATACATTGAGCTTCCTGAACATTGATAATGTGAACCAGTTTAATGTAAATCCGGCTATCTTCGCTGATACTGCTTACATCAACCGTTGGGATGCTGATGGCGTATTGAATACAACTTACCAGTATCTGTTGGCTGTTAATCCGTCATTCGGTTATCATGTAAATTCATGTAACAATCCGTCTCACAAACCTGAAGTTTCTAATCAGGTAGATACAGTTTATGGTCGCTTCCTGGTGAACCTGATCGATACAGCTAATGTTTATGGTGTTAACCATATCCATAACAACTGGTATACAAATGACAATGAAGCCGGCGAAAAACGTGCTAAACTGTCATTCGTAGAAGGTTACCATACAAACGATACATTATATCTGACTCGTCAGGGTGGTGAAATCGTTAAGATCGATATGGCTGATCCTGAATTCAACGTAGCTAAGTTTGCTTTCCGTTATGTAGATAGCGCAGCTAAGACGTTCAAGATTCAGACTCAGTTTAAAGGATATTTGGGTGACGAAGATCAGTATGAAACAGCTGAAGAATTCGCAGCAGCTTATGATAAAACTCCAAGCTTGGTTTCTAACGAAGGTTACCTGAAATGGATCAACGGTACGGTTGTAGTAGAAAAGGGTTACGAAAATGGTGACGTATTCGGTATCGAAGAAAACTACGAAGGTAATCCTGTTGCTAACGAAGATATCACAACATCTTCTATCAGCGTAACAACAACTACCGGCAAAGTTATCATCAACGGTGCAGCAGGCAAGAAAGTTACTATCAGCAACGTTCTTGGCCAGACAGTTGCCAACACAGTTCTTTCTTCCGACAATGCAACAATCTCTGCTCCTGCAGGTATCGTAGTTGTTGCCGTAGAAGGTGAAGCAGCTGTAAAGGCAATCGTAAAATAA